One region of Trichosurus vulpecula isolate mTriVul1 chromosome 1, mTriVul1.pri, whole genome shotgun sequence genomic DNA includes:
- the PLEKHF2 gene encoding pleckstrin homology domain-containing family F member 2 produces MVDRLANSEANTRRISIVENCFGAAGQPLTIPGRVLIGEGVLTKLCRKKPKARQFFLFNDILVYGNIVIQKKKYNKQHIIPLENVTIDSIKDEGDLRNGWLIKTPTKSFAVYAATATEKSEWMNHINKCVTDLLSKSGKTPSNEHAAVWVPDSEATVCMRCQKAKFTPVNRRHHCRKCGFVVCGPCSEKRFLLPSQSSKPVRICDFCFDLLSSGDLATCQPTRSDSYSQSPKSPLNNVSDDEDDEDSSD; encoded by the coding sequence ATGGTGGATCGATTGGCAAACAGTGAAGCAAATACTAGACGTATAAGTATAGTAGAAAACTGTTTTGGAGCAGCCGGACAACCCTTGACTATTCCTGGACGAGTTCTTATTGGAGAAGGAGTATTGACTAAGTTGTGTAGAAAGAAGCCAAAAGCAAGGCAGTTTTTCCTATTTAACGATATTCTTGTCTATGGCAATATTgtcattcagaagaaaaaatataacaagCAGCATATAATTCCCCTGGAAAATGTCACTATTGATTCCATCAAGGATGAGGGGGACCTACGGAATGGATGGCTTATCAAGACACCAACTAAATCATTTGCTGTTTATGCTGCCACAGCTACTGAAAAATCAGAATGGATGAATCACATAAATAAGTGTGTTACAGATTTACTCTCCAAAAGTGGGAAGACTCCCAGTAATGAGCACGCTGCTGTCTGGGTACCTGACTCTGAGGCAACTGTGTGTATGCGTTGTCAGAAAGCAAAATTTACTCCCGTTAATCGTCGTCACCATTGTCGCAAATGTGGCTTTGTTGTGTGTGGGCCCTGCTCTGAAAAGCGATTTCTTCTGCCTAGCCAGTCTTCTAAGCCTGTGCGGATTTGTGATttctgctttgatctgctttcttcTGGGGACTTGGCTACATGTCAGCCTACTAGATCAGACTCCTATAGCCAATCGCCTAAGTCCCCTTTGAATAATGTAtctgatgatgaagatgatgaagatagTAGTGACTAA